Proteins from a genomic interval of Heteronotia binoei isolate CCM8104 ecotype False Entrance Well chromosome 5, APGP_CSIRO_Hbin_v1, whole genome shotgun sequence:
- the TMEM115 gene encoding transmembrane protein 115 codes for MNRYLPVARQHFLAVLASTSVVVKSICAIVILLYLLSFAVDTAFGLGVTPGYLFPPNFWIWTLATHSVVEKHIWNVGVSLATVVIAGRLLEPLWGALELLIFFAVVNVSVGLLGAFSYLLTYVASFNLSYLFTVRIYGMLGFLGGVLVALKQTMGDSTVLKVPQVRMKVVPMLLLLILAVLRLTTLIESNVLASYGFGVLSSWIYLRFYQRHSRGRGDMSDHFAFATFFPEILQPVVGLVANLVHSILVKVKVCRKTVKRYDVGAPSSITISLPGTDPQDAERRRQLALKALNERLKRVEDQSAWPNMEEEEEDEDSSKVDIPLLPEKSRDSVTAGKAACQESSLITFEDAPTQL; via the exons ATGAACAGATACCTTCCAGTAGCCCGGCAACATTTCCTGGCTGTACTGGCTAGTACCAGTGTAGTAGTGAAGTCTATATGTGCCATTGTGATTCTGCTCTACCTTCTTTCCTTTGCTGTGGACACAGCTTTTGGACTTGGGGTGACCCCTGGGTATCTCTTCCCACCCAACTTCTGGATTTGGACGTTGGCAACCCACAGTGTTGTGGAAAAACATATCTGGAATGTAGGTGTGAGTCTGGCCACAGTGGTGATAGCAGGAAGGTTGCTTGAGCCATTGTGGGGAGCCTTGGAGCTTTTGATCTTCTTTGCTGTGGTGAATGTATCAGTTGGGCTCCTGGGGGCCTTCTCTTACCTTCTCACCTATGTGGCATCATTCAATCTCTCTTACCTATTTACTGTTCGAATCTATGGCATGCttggcttccttggaggtgtcttggtggctctcaaacagaccATGGGTGACAGTACTGTCTTGAAGGTACCTCAGGTACGAATGAAGGTTGTCCCCATGCTCTTGCTCCTGATTCTGGCAGTTCTGAGATTGACCACCCTCATCGAAAGTAATGTCTTGGCTTCTTATGGTTTTGGAGTGCTTTCCAGTTGGATATATCTCCGTTTTTACCAGAGGCACAGCAGAGGACGAGGTGATATGTCAGACCACTTTGCATTTGCCACATTCTTCCCTGAGATCCTGCAACCTGTTGTTGGCTTGGTGGCTAACCTTGTGCACAGTATATTGGTGAAAGTGAAAGTCTGTCGAAAAACAGTGAAACGTTATGATGTCGGTGCCCCTTCCTCCATTACTATCAGCTTGCCTGGAACAGATCCACAGGATGCTGAACGGAGAAG ACAACTGGCCCTAAAGGCACTGAATGAGCGGCTAAAGCGTGTGGAAGACCAGTCAGCATGGCCcaacatggaggaggaggaggaggatgaagacaGCAGTAAGGTTGATATTCCACTGCTCCCCGAGAAGAGCCGGGACTCTGTCACTGCAGGAAAAGCAGCTTGCCAGGAATCCAGCCTCATTACCTTTGAGGATGCCCCCACTCAGTTGTGA